A stretch of Vannielia litorea DNA encodes these proteins:
- a CDS encoding MarR family winged helix-turn-helix transcriptional regulator: protein MADDLADTSRTAPYALRQQIGFKLSRTARLMQQRLEATLATQGLTRLTWCVLSSIGLENRSSPSGIADNLGVTRPMLSRLIKAMSRDGLIEVTLDQNDGRNRQLSLTAEGEAKLRACHPLVQENNAHFSRKLSAKQMQSLHALIDRLIEGEDAYLDSL from the coding sequence GTGGCAGACGACTTGGCGGACACGTCCCGCACGGCGCCCTATGCCCTGCGCCAGCAAATCGGCTTCAAGCTCAGCCGCACCGCCCGGCTCATGCAGCAGCGGCTGGAAGCGACGCTGGCCACCCAGGGCCTCACCCGGCTCACATGGTGTGTGCTCAGCAGCATCGGGCTCGAGAACAGATCCAGCCCCTCCGGCATCGCCGACAATCTGGGCGTCACCCGGCCCATGCTGTCGCGGCTCATCAAGGCGATGTCCCGCGACGGGTTGATCGAGGTGACGCTCGATCAGAACGATGGGCGCAACCGGCAACTGAGCCTCACGGCCGAGGGCGAGGCCAAACTGCGCGCCTGCCACCCCTTGGTGCAGGAGAACAACGCGCATTTTTCCCGCAAGCTGTCTGCGAAGCAGATGCAAAGCCTCCATGCGCTGATCGACAGGCTCATCGAGGGCGAGGACGCCTATCTCGACAGCCTGTAG
- a CDS encoding ABC transporter permease has product MLLDFVLRRLFFAFIAMLGLLVLVFVMARLTGDPALLYLPETASAEMRQQFREVHGLNDPIHVQLYHYLLNSLQLDFGTSLRRNIPAMEAVMQAFPWTLRLAGITVVLAMIVAFLVGPLAAYRPSSVFDRIASVLSLAAASTPDFWLAIMAILFFSVQLGLLPTSGTGGVEYWILPIGVLMFKITGTTTQVVRGAMITSLASPYVKAARAKGMPEGRVIFVHALRNSVISAVTVAGDQTRGLINGAVIVETIFGWPGVGKLMIDAIVQRDFAVLQAAVIVTAASIFLLNIVIDIIYTLLDPRIKV; this is encoded by the coding sequence ATGCTTCTAGACTTCGTGCTGCGCCGCCTGTTCTTCGCCTTCATCGCGATGCTCGGTCTGCTCGTTCTCGTTTTCGTCATGGCGCGGCTGACCGGCGACCCGGCGCTTCTGTATCTCCCGGAAACGGCCTCCGCCGAGATGCGGCAGCAGTTCCGCGAAGTCCACGGGCTGAACGACCCGATACATGTTCAGCTCTACCACTACCTGCTCAACTCCCTGCAGCTGGATTTCGGAACCTCCCTGCGCCGCAACATCCCTGCCATGGAAGCCGTGATGCAGGCCTTTCCCTGGACGCTCAGGCTGGCAGGCATCACGGTCGTGCTCGCCATGATCGTCGCCTTCCTGGTCGGTCCGCTCGCCGCCTACCGGCCGAGTTCGGTGTTCGATCGTATCGCCAGCGTCCTGTCGCTGGCCGCCGCGAGCACGCCCGACTTCTGGCTGGCGATCATGGCGATCCTGTTCTTCTCGGTGCAGCTCGGGCTGCTTCCGACATCCGGCACCGGCGGGGTCGAATACTGGATCCTGCCCATCGGGGTGCTGATGTTCAAGATCACCGGCACGACCACCCAGGTCGTGCGGGGGGCGATGATCACCAGCCTTGCCTCGCCCTATGTGAAGGCCGCCCGCGCCAAGGGCATGCCGGAAGGGCGCGTGATCTTCGTCCATGCCCTCCGGAACTCCGTGATCTCGGCCGTCACGGTTGCCGGAGACCAGACAAGGGGCCTCATCAACGGGGCCGTCATCGTCGAAACGATCTTCGGCTGGCCCGGCGTCGGAAAGCTGATGATCGACGCCATCGTGCAGCGGGATTTCGCCGTGCTCCAGGCCGCGGTCATCGTCACCGCGGCAAGCATCTTCCTGCTGAATATCGTGATCGACATCATCTACACCCTCCTCGATCCGCGCATCAAAGTTTAA
- a CDS encoding ABC transporter permease has protein sequence MSGSDQSTNAEPTAEAERSRVLGVMRSVSGFFRLLSGDLFASIAFAFLVTLIGAAIIGPIFMDTQSSGMNLSMRNAPPFTTGAGIEYILGGDLLGRPILPRILIAARTTLTISLCVVALSLVVGTLFGVIAGYYSGRVGSVIMRGADLVMSFPSLLLAMIVLYVLEPYVLNVVIVLAITRTPVYIRVARAEVLEVKERLFVEAARSIGASDFRLLFKHVTPIILPTLFTVASLDLANVMLAESSLSFLGIGVQPPDYTWGVMVASGRNYLTSAWWLAFWPGLAILLTALSANLLSSWMRIAMDPKLSWRLERRSRKKTGQGRTGLAPKGANQ, from the coding sequence ATGAGCGGCAGCGACCAATCCACCAATGCGGAACCGACAGCGGAGGCCGAGCGCTCGCGCGTCCTCGGCGTGATGCGGTCGGTGTCGGGCTTCTTCCGGCTGCTCTCCGGCGATCTCTTCGCGTCGATCGCCTTCGCCTTCCTGGTCACCCTCATCGGGGCCGCCATCATCGGCCCGATCTTCATGGACACGCAGTCCTCGGGCATGAACCTGTCGATGCGCAACGCGCCACCCTTCACCACCGGCGCCGGGATCGAGTACATCCTGGGCGGTGACCTCCTCGGTCGGCCGATCCTTCCGCGCATCCTCATCGCGGCTCGGACGACGCTGACAATCTCGCTGTGTGTCGTCGCGCTCTCGCTGGTGGTGGGCACGCTCTTCGGGGTCATCGCGGGCTACTACAGCGGGCGCGTGGGCAGCGTGATCATGCGGGGCGCCGATCTGGTGATGAGCTTTCCCTCGCTGCTGCTCGCCATGATCGTCCTCTACGTGCTCGAACCCTACGTGCTCAACGTCGTCATCGTTCTCGCGATCACCCGAACACCCGTCTACATCCGTGTCGCGCGGGCGGAGGTGCTGGAGGTCAAGGAGCGGCTCTTCGTCGAGGCCGCGCGCTCGATCGGGGCGAGCGACTTCAGGCTGCTGTTCAAGCATGTCACGCCGATCATCCTGCCCACGCTCTTTACCGTGGCGTCGCTCGACCTCGCCAACGTCATGCTCGCGGAATCGTCCCTGAGCTTCCTCGGCATCGGCGTTCAGCCGCCCGACTACACCTGGGGGGTGATGGTCGCCAGCGGGCGTAACTACCTGACCTCGGCCTGGTGGCTGGCCTTCTGGCCCGGGCTCGCCATCCTCCTGACAGCCCTCTCGGCGAACCTCCTGTCGAGCTGGATGCGCATCGCGATGGACCCGAAACTCAGCTGGCGCCTTGAGCGCCGCTCGCGGAAGAAGACCGGACAAGGGCGCACGGGCCTCGCGCCGAAAGGGGCCAACCAGTGA
- a CDS encoding HpcH/HpaI aldolase family protein, which produces MLKKKLEAGERLVGTVLKTPHYGIVEVLGGTGLDFVMLDAEHAPFSVDQIDTCALAARSVGLPLLVRLVEGTPAAILRVLDMGVAGIVVPNVESAAEAEAIVRATRYGPGGRGFAGTTRAGGFGTVPAGELIERTGDIVVVVQIESPTGVENAGEIAAVPGVDACFVGRADLAVSRELPMNAPEIEAATEAVFEMCKAAGKAPMMFVGDLSECSAWFARGARIITAGSEHKAIQTYFASALTAPAKRRV; this is translated from the coding sequence ATGCTGAAAAAGAAACTCGAAGCCGGGGAGCGGCTGGTCGGCACGGTGCTGAAGACACCGCACTACGGGATCGTCGAAGTGCTGGGCGGAACGGGGCTCGATTTCGTCATGCTCGACGCCGAGCACGCGCCCTTCTCGGTCGATCAGATCGACACCTGCGCCCTTGCCGCCCGGTCGGTCGGCCTGCCGCTCCTGGTCCGCCTCGTCGAGGGCACGCCGGCGGCCATTCTGCGGGTTCTGGATATGGGCGTCGCGGGGATCGTGGTGCCCAATGTCGAATCCGCTGCCGAGGCCGAGGCGATTGTCCGGGCCACGCGATACGGCCCCGGGGGACGGGGGTTTGCCGGCACCACGCGAGCAGGCGGCTTCGGAACGGTCCCCGCAGGAGAGCTGATCGAACGGACCGGTGACATCGTCGTGGTCGTGCAGATCGAAAGCCCGACAGGCGTCGAGAACGCGGGCGAGATCGCCGCCGTTCCGGGGGTGGATGCCTGTTTCGTCGGCCGCGCCGATCTCGCGGTCTCCCGGGAACTGCCCATGAACGCGCCCGAAATCGAGGCCGCGACCGAAGCCGTGTTCGAGATGTGCAAGGCCGCCGGCAAGGCGCCGATGATGTTCGTCGGCGATCTTTCGGAGTGCAGCGCCTGGTTTGCGCGGGGAGCCCGGATCATCACGGCGGGCAGCGAACACAAGGCGATCCAGACCTATTTCGCATCGGCCCTCACGGCTCCGGCCAAGCGAAGGGTGTAA
- a CDS encoding LysR family transcriptional regulator — protein sequence METDNLRLFVMAAERLNISAAGRELGLAPAVASARLAKLEQELGVELLRRTTRKVALSIEGADFLPYAREILAQAEAARAALGGVGAGPQGTLRFAAPSSFAQLHIMPLLPEFHDRYPELTLDLRLSDTRFDAIEGSFDLALRSAPLAESSLKGRKLSEDRRVLCAAPRYLEQHGMPETPEALHAHRFISWRRPDRRELIGPEGATVPLDPRAMTCRVLVDDGAAQREATLAGAGLSINSLWSVAHEIAAGRLVRVLPDWRSNDRSVLWLVYPRSNVLTPKTRTFIDFLVEHLGGRSDW from the coding sequence ATGGAAACGGACAATCTGCGGCTCTTCGTGATGGCTGCGGAGCGGCTGAACATCAGCGCAGCGGGGCGCGAGCTGGGACTGGCCCCGGCGGTTGCCAGCGCACGGCTGGCTAAACTCGAACAGGAGCTCGGCGTGGAATTGCTGCGGCGGACCACGCGCAAGGTGGCGCTCTCCATCGAAGGCGCGGATTTTCTGCCCTATGCAAGGGAAATACTGGCACAGGCCGAGGCCGCACGGGCCGCGCTGGGCGGTGTCGGTGCCGGGCCGCAAGGCACGTTGCGGTTTGCCGCGCCGAGCAGCTTCGCCCAGCTGCACATCATGCCGCTCCTGCCGGAGTTCCATGACCGATACCCGGAGCTAACCCTCGATCTGCGCCTCTCGGACACGCGGTTCGACGCCATCGAGGGCAGTTTCGATCTTGCGCTGCGCAGTGCGCCGCTGGCCGAGAGCAGCCTGAAGGGGCGCAAGCTGTCGGAGGACAGGCGGGTGCTCTGTGCTGCGCCCCGCTATCTGGAGCAGCACGGCATGCCCGAAACGCCGGAGGCCCTGCATGCGCACAGGTTCATCTCGTGGCGCAGGCCGGACAGGCGCGAGCTGATCGGGCCCGAGGGCGCGACGGTGCCGCTCGATCCGCGTGCAATGACCTGCCGGGTGCTGGTCGACGATGGCGCGGCGCAGCGCGAGGCAACCCTGGCCGGGGCCGGCCTTTCGATCAATTCGCTGTGGAGCGTGGCGCATGAGATCGCCGCCGGGCGCCTTGTGCGCGTGCTTCCAGACTGGCGTTCGAACGACCGTTCGGTGCTGTGGCTGGTCTACCCCCGGTCGAACGTGCTGACCCCGAAGACGCGCACCTTCATCGACTTCCTGGTCGAACATCTCGGCGGGCGGTCGGACTGGTAG
- a CDS encoding ABC transporter substrate-binding protein, with protein MKMIGRNLTAGLAVLVGMSMPAFAQEAAVTVVLGDEPATLDPCYTAARSNGLVALGNLYEGLTARDHDTGALGEGLAVSWTDLDETSWQFTLRPGVTFHDGTAMTAQAVKHSIDRTLNANLTCENRTKFFGDSSLDVEVVDEATIIIRTPERDPTLPLKLSNLMVHSADVPMDAEVRSAPGTGPYRLDDWAAGQAVEMSAFADYWGGAPSVAKGTFIWRSESSVRAAMIAQGEADLAPSVASQDVTDEFGVAYPNAETIRLNLDQLKPPLDDRRVREAINLGIDRQAMLGTVISKDASLATQIIIPAIPGWSEDVRQWEYDPERARALLEEARADGVPVDAEIQLVGRIGHFPNAAEFHEVVKIMLNDIGLNVNLQWFEAAAKNRMQVKPFDEDRLPQIIVDQHDNTSGDPVFSLPARWSSEGSQSKTSDADLDRLMSEASQATGADRVEKWKAVARKIDEILPDAMMFHMVGYAAVGDRIDFTPTMFTNSSIALSKIELK; from the coding sequence ATGAAGATGATCGGAAGAAACCTGACCGCAGGTCTTGCGGTGCTGGTCGGCATGTCGATGCCGGCGTTCGCGCAGGAGGCCGCGGTGACGGTGGTGCTCGGCGACGAGCCCGCGACCCTGGACCCCTGTTATACGGCGGCCCGCTCCAACGGGCTGGTGGCCCTGGGCAATCTCTACGAGGGGCTGACGGCGCGCGACCACGATACCGGCGCGCTCGGAGAGGGCCTTGCCGTGTCCTGGACCGACCTCGACGAGACCAGCTGGCAGTTCACGCTGCGCCCCGGCGTGACGTTTCACGATGGCACCGCCATGACCGCCCAGGCGGTGAAGCACTCCATCGACCGGACGCTGAACGCCAACCTGACCTGCGAGAACCGCACAAAGTTCTTTGGCGACTCCAGTCTCGATGTCGAGGTGGTGGATGAGGCCACCATCATCATCCGGACCCCCGAGCGCGACCCGACACTGCCGCTCAAGCTGTCGAACCTGATGGTCCACTCGGCCGACGTGCCGATGGACGCCGAGGTGCGCAGCGCTCCGGGCACGGGCCCCTACCGCCTGGATGACTGGGCCGCGGGCCAGGCGGTCGAGATGTCTGCCTTCGCCGACTACTGGGGCGGCGCGCCGAGCGTGGCGAAAGGCACGTTCATCTGGCGTTCCGAATCCTCCGTCCGGGCGGCGATGATCGCCCAGGGAGAAGCCGACCTGGCACCTTCGGTCGCCTCGCAGGACGTGACCGACGAGTTCGGCGTTGCCTATCCCAATGCCGAGACGATCCGGCTCAACCTCGACCAGCTGAAGCCCCCGCTCGACGACCGGCGCGTGCGCGAGGCGATCAACCTGGGCATCGACCGCCAGGCGATGCTCGGCACGGTCATCAGCAAGGATGCCTCGCTGGCCACGCAGATCATCATTCCGGCGATCCCCGGCTGGAGCGAGGACGTGCGCCAGTGGGAGTATGACCCCGAGCGGGCCAGGGCGCTTCTCGAAGAGGCCCGTGCCGACGGCGTGCCGGTGGACGCCGAGATCCAGCTCGTCGGCCGGATCGGCCACTTTCCCAACGCGGCCGAGTTCCACGAGGTCGTCAAGATCATGCTCAACGACATCGGCCTCAACGTGAACCTGCAATGGTTCGAGGCGGCCGCCAAGAACCGGATGCAGGTGAAACCCTTCGACGAAGACCGGCTGCCGCAGATCATCGTCGACCAGCATGACAACACCTCGGGCGACCCGGTGTTCTCGCTGCCGGCACGGTGGAGCAGCGAGGGCAGCCAGTCCAAGACGAGCGATGCAGATCTTGACCGGCTGATGTCCGAGGCATCCCAGGCCACCGGCGCGGACCGCGTCGAGAAATGGAAGGCCGTCGCCAGGAAGATTGATGAAATCCTGCCGGATGCGATGATGTTCCATATGGTCGGCTACGCAGCCGTCGGCGATCGTATCGACTTCACGCCGACGATGTTCACCAACAGCTCGATCGCGCTCTCGAAGATCGAACTGAAATAA
- a CDS encoding 2-hydroxyacid dehydrogenase, whose protein sequence is MSKAKILIPKIFPTSRDRINGYDAVYAEVLKEGVPGLSEVRAIALAGQQKIGEAELELMPKLELIAKFGVGYDSVDVDAASRRNIVVTNTPDVLTDEVADLALGLLIAAVRRIPQAERFLREGRWRNGETFPLSPSLRGLKAGIVGLGRIGEAIAQRLRGMNMEVVYCNRRQKPGCDLEYYADLTQMAADVQVLIVATPGGGETDKLISREVIAALGQHGTLVNIARGTVVDEDALVEALKNGRLLAAGLDVFAKEPKVPDDLLQLDNVVLLPHVGSGAIKTRQDMGDLVFDNLDSWFAGRGAITPVR, encoded by the coding sequence ATGAGCAAAGCCAAGATCCTGATCCCCAAGATCTTTCCCACGTCGCGTGACCGGATCAACGGCTACGACGCGGTCTATGCGGAAGTGCTCAAGGAGGGAGTCCCCGGGCTGTCCGAGGTCCGCGCGATCGCGCTCGCCGGCCAGCAGAAGATTGGCGAGGCGGAACTCGAGCTGATGCCCAAGCTCGAGCTGATCGCCAAGTTCGGCGTCGGCTATGACTCGGTGGATGTCGATGCCGCCTCCCGTCGGAATATCGTGGTCACCAACACGCCTGACGTGCTGACGGACGAGGTCGCCGATCTGGCCCTCGGGCTGCTGATCGCCGCCGTGCGCCGGATACCCCAGGCCGAGAGGTTCCTGCGCGAAGGTCGCTGGCGCAACGGCGAGACCTTTCCGCTCTCGCCCTCGCTGCGCGGGTTGAAGGCCGGGATCGTGGGCCTCGGGCGGATTGGCGAGGCCATCGCGCAGCGCCTGCGCGGCATGAACATGGAGGTGGTCTATTGCAACCGCCGCCAGAAGCCGGGGTGCGACCTCGAGTATTATGCCGATCTCACCCAGATGGCCGCCGACGTGCAGGTGTTGATCGTCGCCACGCCGGGCGGAGGCGAGACCGACAAGCTGATCTCGCGGGAGGTCATCGCCGCGCTGGGGCAGCATGGCACCCTGGTGAACATCGCGCGCGGCACGGTGGTGGACGAGGATGCACTCGTGGAGGCCCTCAAGAACGGCAGGCTGCTCGCCGCCGGTCTCGATGTCTTCGCAAAGGAGCCCAAGGTCCCCGACGACCTGCTGCAGTTGGACAACGTCGTGCTGCTGCCACACGTCGGCTCGGGGGCAATCAAGACCCGTCAGGACATGGGCGACCTGGTGTTCGACAACCTGGACAGCTGGTTCGCGGGGAGGGGCGCGATCACGCCTGTGCGATAG
- a CDS encoding NAD(P)H-dependent oxidoreductase: MNAITTSTLDVRAQIIDAFNFRHATKVFDADRKVDDETFATILEAGRLSPTSFGHEPFRILLVQSPEKRELLRAFSWGANGMMSGTSGQLGTASHFGIILASTAATMTAGSEYLVDHYRHVKHLPEDIIDVFNGAYGKFQRIDHDITTDREITDWSGKQAYIVLANMITAGALLGVDSCPIEGFDMAQTTDTLGAHFGVDTSQWKPAVMFAFGYRAKEPEFPKSRRTMEDVVAWF, encoded by the coding sequence ATGAACGCTATCACCACATCCACCCTCGATGTTCGCGCCCAGATCATCGACGCCTTCAACTTCCGCCATGCCACCAAGGTCTTCGACGCCGATCGCAAGGTCGATGACGAGACCTTCGCGACCATTCTCGAAGCCGGCCGCCTCTCGCCCACGTCTTTCGGCCACGAGCCCTTCCGGATCCTGCTTGTCCAAAGCCCGGAAAAGCGGGAGCTTCTTCGCGCGTTCTCCTGGGGCGCCAACGGCATGATGAGCGGCACGTCCGGCCAGCTGGGAACCGCCAGCCACTTCGGGATCATCCTCGCCAGCACCGCCGCAACCATGACGGCCGGTTCGGAGTACCTCGTGGATCACTACCGCCACGTGAAGCACCTGCCGGAAGACATCATCGACGTCTTCAACGGCGCCTACGGCAAGTTCCAGCGTATCGACCACGACATCACGACCGACCGCGAAATCACCGACTGGTCGGGCAAGCAGGCCTATATCGTGCTGGCCAACATGATAACCGCAGGCGCGCTGCTTGGCGTCGACTCCTGCCCGATCGAGGGTTTCGACATGGCTCAGACCACCGACACCCTCGGCGCGCACTTCGGCGTCGATACAAGCCAATGGAAACCCGCCGTGATGTTCGCCTTCGGATACCGCGCCAAGGAGCCCGAGTTTCCCAAGTCCCGCCGGACGATGGAAGACGTCGTGGCCTGGTTCTGA
- a CDS encoding ABC transporter ATP-binding protein, which yields MTEPGNTPERRAPAGDLLDIRDLRVEFRLGTRVVHAVNGVSLTVKRGETLVVLGESGSGKSITFEAVTGILDTPPGHVTGGSARFDNQNLFELSDRARRKICGRHIGIVMQDPLSALNPVYTVGFQLAEMSRVHMGMSKASANARALEMLRKVGIPDAESRFNSYPHEFSGGMRQRLLIAMAIAVNPELIIADEPTTALDVTVEAQILALLRDLREQTGVGLVIITHSMGVAAEVADRVCVMYAGKVVETADVRSIFGNAAHPYTQGLLNSIPHQMSGQRLTPIPGQPPDLANLPAGCPFHPRCGFARDQCRTEAPALRAFGKAEHQVACHFAETVAALPGATSKAGHGQ from the coding sequence GTGACCGAACCGGGCAACACCCCCGAGCGCCGCGCGCCCGCCGGCGACCTGCTCGACATCCGCGACCTGCGTGTGGAGTTCCGGCTCGGCACGCGCGTCGTCCACGCCGTCAATGGCGTCAGCCTGACGGTGAAGCGCGGCGAGACCCTGGTGGTTCTGGGCGAAAGCGGATCCGGCAAGAGCATCACCTTCGAAGCGGTGACGGGTATCCTCGATACGCCGCCGGGCCACGTGACCGGCGGGTCGGCCCGCTTCGACAATCAGAACCTCTTCGAGCTCTCCGACCGCGCAAGACGAAAGATCTGCGGGCGCCATATCGGCATCGTGATGCAGGATCCGCTCTCGGCGCTGAACCCGGTCTACACCGTCGGCTTCCAGCTGGCCGAGATGTCGCGGGTTCACATGGGCATGTCCAAGGCCTCGGCCAATGCCCGCGCGCTCGAGATGCTGCGCAAGGTCGGCATCCCGGATGCGGAAAGCCGGTTCAACAGCTACCCGCACGAGTTTTCGGGGGGGATGCGCCAGCGGCTGCTGATCGCGATGGCCATTGCCGTGAACCCGGAGCTGATCATCGCCGACGAGCCCACGACGGCGCTGGACGTTACCGTCGAGGCCCAGATCCTCGCCTTGCTGCGCGATCTCCGGGAGCAGACCGGGGTCGGCCTGGTGATCATCACCCATTCCATGGGGGTCGCCGCCGAGGTCGCGGACCGAGTCTGCGTCATGTATGCCGGGAAGGTCGTCGAAACAGCCGATGTCAGGTCGATCTTCGGCAATGCGGCGCATCCCTACACCCAGGGCCTGCTCAACTCGATCCCGCACCAGATGTCCGGCCAGCGGCTGACGCCGATCCCCGGCCAGCCACCCGATCTCGCCAATCTCCCCGCCGGCTGCCCGTTTCATCCGCGATGCGGTTTCGCCCGCGACCAGTGCCGCACCGAGGCACCGGCCTTGCGTGCCTTCGGCAAGGCCGAGCACCAGGTCGCCTGCCATTTCGCCGAAACCGTTGCGGCCCTCCCCGGCGCCACCTCAAAGGCAGGTCACGGCCAATGA
- a CDS encoding ABC transporter ATP-binding protein, producing the protein MIPRTHSQEAAQEVLRVEDLEKHYPIRGGFLSRTDLAIQAVNGVSFSLRRGETLGIVGESGCGKSTVCRTVMKLTEPTGGRIFSMGHDITDLTRAQMRPHRRNLQMVFQDPMSSLNPRMTAEEIVAEPMQVHGTLRGAAARKRVAELLGKVGIARASLGKYPHEFSGGQRQRIAIARALALDPSVIVCDEAVSALDVSIQAQILNLFKELQQDLGLAYLFISHDLAVMEYLCDRVAVMYLGRIVEIAEVARIFSEPKHPYTRALLSSVPRPDPDHDRSGRVVLTGEVPSPIRPPSGCYFRTRCAHATAHCAEVPPPLRTMGPKEKVACHLHDPEARQKMLG; encoded by the coding sequence ATGATCCCCCGGACACACTCCCAGGAGGCCGCGCAGGAGGTTCTGCGCGTCGAGGACCTGGAAAAGCACTATCCGATCCGCGGCGGCTTCCTGTCGAGGACCGACCTTGCGATCCAGGCGGTCAACGGCGTCAGCTTCTCGCTCAGGCGCGGCGAGACGCTCGGCATCGTCGGGGAGAGCGGCTGCGGAAAGTCGACGGTCTGCCGGACCGTGATGAAGCTGACCGAGCCCACCGGCGGCCGGATCTTCTCGATGGGCCATGACATCACCGATCTCACGCGCGCCCAGATGCGTCCGCATCGCCGGAACCTGCAGATGGTGTTCCAGGATCCGATGTCGTCGCTGAACCCGCGCATGACCGCCGAGGAGATCGTGGCGGAGCCGATGCAGGTGCACGGCACGCTGAGGGGGGCGGCGGCGCGCAAGCGCGTGGCGGAATTGCTGGGCAAGGTCGGCATCGCCAGGGCGTCGCTCGGCAAGTATCCGCACGAGTTCTCGGGCGGCCAGCGCCAGCGCATCGCCATCGCCCGCGCCCTGGCGCTCGACCCCTCCGTCATCGTCTGCGACGAGGCGGTCTCGGCGCTCGATGTCTCGATCCAGGCCCAGATCCTCAACCTCTTCAAGGAACTGCAGCAGGACCTGGGCCTCGCCTATCTCTTCATCTCGCACGACCTCGCGGTCATGGAGTATCTCTGCGACCGCGTGGCCGTCATGTACCTTGGCCGGATCGTGGAGATCGCCGAGGTTGCCCGGATCTTCTCCGAACCCAAGCATCCCTACACCCGCGCCCTGCTGTCCTCCGTCCCCCGGCCGGACCCGGACCACGACCGCAGCGGGCGGGTCGTGCTCACCGGCGAGGTTCCCAGCCCGATCCGCCCGCCCAGCGGATGCTATTTCAGAACCCGATGCGCCCACGCGACAGCCCATTGCGCCGAGGTTCCCCCGCCCCTCCGGACCATGGGCCCGAAGGAGAAGGTAGCCTGCCACCTTCATGATCCCGAAGCCCGGCAAAAGATGCTCGGGTAA